AATCGTGGCCTCCAGGCATTTGCCTGGAGGCCACGATTTTTGCTTAGGGACCAATCTGCGGACCAATAGACGGTATATTATCCTATTGAGCGGGTTGGGTTGAGATAGAATAATCGTTAAGCTAACGTATTTATGCCATACAAAACATGATTATACCTGTAGTATCAACCGTCCAAGGTAACTGGAATTGAATGGATGGTATAGCAAGAATATACTGAAGGATACAGAAAATTCACATTGAAATCGAAATTCGGTACTCGTCATTGCGGTAATCTCAAGTCTCAATGCCGATCCTAAAGAAGAACGTGATAAAATTGACGAGATGGTTCAAGCGATATATTGCAAAGCCTTTGAGATAGCACCTAACTATAAGGGTTATAGCACTTCTGCTGCGAGGATGCTGAAACGTGATATGGGTCTGCATGGACCGGAAAACCGCCCTTTATTCCCATATGAAGTGGCAAGCATACTGTCCGCCCAGCGACAAGTAGACTATACGGAACAGTTGCTTACGGAGTTAGACTATTCAGCACTTGATCCGCTGGAGATGGAACGGTTACGCCAAACAATCGAACGAAACTCCGGAAGAAGCGATGCCGCACTCAACGGGGTCGAGGGCGAAGAACTGGCTAAATCCACTAGATGTGGCCACCCAGAAGATATAATCGCCGGCTACATTAAACAATTTAGTATAAATTGTTAAGCTTTCAGGAGACTGATATCGCTTTCCCTATTCCCAAACAGGTGGTTTCACATTCTGGGGCGAACAATAATTAAACATATGAGAGAATATTACGTGTCTCTTTCATTTAGATTAGAAACATTGGAAATAATCCAAAAAGAGGGCTAGGAGGAAAAAGTATGTTACAAGAAATTAATCAGGAAGAATCGGAATTATTCGTACTATGGACTAGTGGGGACCGCGACGTTGCATCGAGTATGGTGTTTATGTACACATTGAACTCAAAGCTGCGGGGCTGGTGGGAAGACGTCACCTTAATAGTATGGGGTGCTTCCACCAAGCTTCTGGTGGAAGACGAAGAACTGCAGGAACGGATACGGCAGATGATTGAGGCCGGTGTCGATGTCGTAGCATGCGTCGCCTGTGCTAAGATGTTCGGGGCGGTCGAAAAGCTTGAAAGCCTTGGTATCGAAGTGAAAAGCATGGGTCAACCATTGACTCAGCTGCTCAAGGCAGGAAAAAAGGTTCTCACCATTTAGCAGGCAGAACGCGTGGACACAGAGCTCCCCTCTCTGGCCTCGATTAGAGGTAAGATTTACCTTGTCAACGAGGAAAACCAGATCAGCAGCAGTATATCGTTACTAAACAATAATGGCCAAGGCGGACCACCCGAAAGGAGCAACCTGCCTTGGCCATTTTGTCGTTCCGTGGTTTCGTGTAGAGTCAGTATTGTGGCATCGACCCAGACAACGCCGATCAGGCCCCCTTTTCGTAAAGCGGCATTTTGACGGCGCTCAGCACATAATTACATCCAATCTGGTTTTTGAGAGGTCGATGGTCTACGGCCATACAGGTAATCATCAAAGTGCACCATAATCCGTCGGGACAATGAAGACTGCTGTAGGCTTAACCTGTAGAGTCGGTGTATTAAAGTATTCGGTTTACTATAGGGGCAGGTATTCATGCAGATTGCACAGTCGGTTCCGACCTTACACCAGAACTCATAGCACTTCTCCTGACTGATTTTCCATTTGAGTACACCGTCGTGTAATGATTTGTCACCGTGGGGTATGGCTTGGGAGGGGCAAGTTTGAGCACATTTCTTACACGCCTGGCAGGAGTCCTGTACTCCGAAGACTATCGGTTCGTCGGCAACCAAAGGCAGGTCTGTGGTAACAACACCAAGCCTTACCCGCGGGCCGTAGTCCTGGGTTATAATGGTGCCCATTCTGCTGAGCTCGCCAATCCCTGCGTCATGCGCAACTAGAGGGGCGCAGACGAGATAGTTGCCATCCATGTGATTGCGTGCGTCAAAGCCTAATTGACGGATAAAATAAGCGAGCACCATGCCGATTTTGGCTGCTTCAATGTATTCTTTGCACGATTCAATTACAACGGGAGCTAGGGGGGCGGTTTTAACCATCCAGTAGTCCATTTCGACGGCGAAGACGATCGCGAATTTATGAGTATGGATAATCTCGTCCCCATAGTTGTCAGGGCTACGGCCCCGGTAGGAATAGTAGTGGTAGGGTCTTGTCTCGGTAACGCCAACTATTTTCGCCCCGTGATACTTTGCCAGCCCCTTTAGGGTTGTTGTGATCTGTCCCGGCGAGGTTGCCTGCTTCTCGGGGGCGAAAGCGCCCTCGGCCAGCGGTCGTATATGTTCAAGAAACTGAAAACCTGAACGGGCAATCCGGGCGCTTATGGGTTCGTAGGTTGAAGCTCCCGGACTGCAGAGCCCAGGCAATGTGCGGATGTGGTCATCCGGTTTCCGTTTTTCGGGATGACGGTCATAGTAGTCCCGGTAGTTGGCCTTGCCTTCTCTGTACCCGGCGCGGGCAAACATGATATCCCGCTCATCAAATCTTGGTATTTCCAGTGGAATCACCATTTTTTCGAGTTTGCCGATAGGTAGAAAAAACAGGAGGCCAATTCCCAGAACCAGCAACTCGCTAATGGAAAGCATAACTGTCCTATGAGGAAAATCGCCGGCCAGAACTGCGGCGAAACTGGCGATTAATAAGATTCCGGGAATAAGCGCCCTCGGAAGTCGCTTCATTTCCCGCTCAATAAACAGCGTTATGGCCAGCCAGATGAGCATCAAAATTGCTCCGATTTCCATCATCCAACCGATTAATTCCAAAACTGTTAACACTGGTGATACCTCCAACTATCTGGTGTCGTCAAGAATGGATAACAAAGGTTTCGCTAGCAATGGGAAAACCCCTTCATTACTAACAATCACGTAGTTGTCATCCTGTCCAGTAAAATCAATAGTAGTTATGGCAACGGGGCACAAAGGTCGTGTCTCGTAGTCGTTTGTAGAAGAAAAGACAAGATGTAGTAGAGTGCATCAAAAAATCTGTAAAGATTAAAAGAATTGTTACTTGCGACGTCAAATATATTGTCGTTTTCTGTAACGCTGTTCAGGGAGCAATCATAGAATGAACTGGCGAAATAAAGTGGACTGGAAAGGGAGCACTACTGATTGTAAAAAGAGTTGCAGCCCCCATCATCCTACTTTGTGCATTAATATTGCTTGCTATTGCATCGGATCCGGGACGAGTGGCTTTCAAAGCTAACGAGGAAAAAAATAAATGCATGGGCCAATAACTTGGTTCGACGGCCGGAAGACTCGCCTTACCTGACCCTCCACTACCGTATCCGTACACTATTCTTCGCCATTGACCCTTCTCCAGCCCGTCCCGTGGTTTTCTTAGGAGACAGTATTACCTACGGCGGCGACTGGGAAGATCTTTTTCCTGCTACACTGGTAGAAAACAGGGGAATTGGCGGTGACACTACTTTAGGTCTTTTGAATCGTCTCGATCAAGTTATCGCTCTTAAGCCCTCACAAATTTTTCTCATGATTGGCATGAATGATCTGTGCTATAACCGTCCGATACCGGAGGTAATTGCAAACTACCGGCGCATCCTCGGGCGGTTTCGTGAAGAACTGCCCGATACAAAGGTGTATGTTCAAAGTGTCCTCCCTTTTAACGACAGGATATTCCGGCGAGAGGCTTGCGAAGCAATAACGAAATAATGAAGCTTAACGGGCAAATACGTCTAGTGTCCGCTGAGTTTGGGTACACCTACCTGGATATAGCAACCGCTTTTACCGGATCTGATGGACGGCTGCCGCCCGAATACACCAGTGATGGCCTGCACATCAGCAATACAGGGTATAGGCTTTGGCGCGACAAGATACAGAACTTAGTGTTGGTGTCTTCCAGTCGCTGAAAAAGTTGAGCAGATAAAGAAGAGAGCATTTGAAATGCTCTCTTTTTAGTAGGAATTACAAATCCTAAAATAATATGGACGGTCGGCTCTTCAGAATAGCCCCAAGCATCTTGCCGATTTTGTAAAGGTCAGCCTCGGCAGTCGGCTGCCCAGTGAGTCTTTTTGGTAAATGTTCAGGGAGAATGGCGTCCAAGAAACCATGGTCCTTGACTACATTGCCGGATGCGCAGTCGTGCCCAAATCCGCAGGTATAGCACTGTGAATATCCCCGCACTTTAACCTCGTCCACTACGACCATCTTTTGCCTCGTTATGATATTTCTCATGAACGAAAGAACCTCGTCGGTGCCTTTGTAATCGACGCTGATGATCACACCAAGTTTTCCTGCCATGCGAAAAGCGTCGCGATGACGGAAGCAGAACATGCGCTCAAGGCAGGCATGCCCTAAAGCATTGATGGTCCCGAAGTAGTTCGGAGCACCAAAGACGATGGCGTCAGCCATCAGCATCTTTTCCCCGATGGCGCTCCAATCATCTTCTATCACACACCTGTTATCAGCCGCGCACAAGGTGCAGCCGATGCAACCGTTAATACGCTTGCCGGCAAGAGACACGTAATCATAGTCAATTCCGGTCGCTTTCAACAGGGACTTGACAGCTTCGCTTGTGATTCCGTCTGGCCGGCCGCTCATACTAATACCGAGAATCATGTTTCGTCGCCTGCCTTTATATCTGATTCTCCTTATGGTCTGACATAGTTATTCGTTCACCAGGGTTGTTTTACCTGTCGGTTGCGACTGAGACTGGCGCGTGGCAGCACCTGCTTTTTTAGAATAGAGCAATTTATTATTCCAAAGCAGGATATATCTTCATTGCAATGAATGAATATCTTAACGCAAAGAAATGGACATTGCGAACGGAGGAACAACATGAGGTCGGAGACGCCTATATATCGTTCGATTGCAGTCGATATTGCCCGCAGAATTATTAACGATAACTTTGCCGAAGGTGCCAAGATATCCGGCCGAACCCTCTTGGCGAGCCAATATAATACTTCTCCTGAGACGATAAGGAAAGGGATTGCGCTCCTCAAGGATGAAGGGGTAGTCGACGTATCGCAGGGGAGAGAGGTCTTAGTCATATCTAAGGAGAACGCCTACAAGTTTATTGAGCGGTATCAAAACGTCGAGTCGGTTTATTCGCTGCGCCAGGATCTTGAGATAATACTGCAGCAAAAGCAGGAACTGGACGCACGATTGGAAGGGATACTTAAAGATATCATCACGTATTCGGACCGCCTGCGTAACCTTACGCCCTTTAACCCTGTTGAAGTCGAAGTGCAGTCCGAGAGTCACGTCATAGGGAAATCTATAGGTCAGATTAAATTATGGGAACACACTGGGGCGACGATTGTAGCAATCAGGCGCGGAACGGAATTAACGGTCTCACCCGGACCCAGCGCGAAGATAGAGCCTCTGGACCGGATTGTTGTTGTCGGTAGCCCTGAATCTTTACGGTATACCACAGCCTATCTCCAAAGACCGATATAGAGAAAAGAGTGCCGGTGGATAATCCACCGGCTTAGCTTTTTAAGCAGATGTGTCAGTTTTTGTCACAAAATTTATACTAACAACCCCAAATACATAAAGGATTTTTAGTTGCTGTGGCTAATATACTGATAACGGGGCTAATCTAGGAAAAGGGGGCGAGGAAGGTATTCGCGGCGATTTTATTTAGTGTAGCCGGATTTTACCTGGGTTTCCTCTTTCCCTGGATAACGAAATTGCTGCCCGCCAAAATCATGGATGGCAAGCATTGATAGTTCTCGCTTGCTGCAGGTCTTCGGCAGCATCTTCAACCGCTGGCAAACCATTGCACATACTCTGTTGGGCCGTATCGACTTATCGAATACGGCTTCTTTTTTGCCCTGATATGAGGAGGCATCCGACCGGGATGCTCCTTCATGAAAGTATTATATCCAGTATTGGGGATAGGGCCTCTTTGCTATCCAGTTGTTATATATAAAGGCAAATGAGACCAAGATCAGGCTGCCTGCTATGACCGGCACCAAAACCGCTTGCCACGACAAGGCGGCGTTTTGCATCATGAAAAAAAGAGGATCGGCGGCAGCTGGGGGGTGGAGCGTTCTTGATAGCTGCATTGCCGCAACAGCGACACCGACGGCAAGGGACAACGACCACCATTCTATTCCCAGGGAGCTGTAACATATTAGGCCGATCATGCTTGATATGAGATGTCCGCCGATCAGGCTTCGCGGTTGGGCGTACGCGCTGGCCGGAATGGCAAAGAGGATCACACTGCTGGCGCCAAATGAAGGAATCAGAAAAGTTAATCCTGACAAAGCCGACAATAAAGCAATTAACCCAATTCCCGCGAGACATCCGAAGGACGAGCCCCCAACCCTGAGAGCATGCAGCCTGCGGACACGATTTTTTCTACGATTAACTTGTATAACTTCCATTGTAAGCCTCGATCTAGTGATATTTGCTGGGAGATCATTTTCAGTCTAACATAAGTGGAATGCTTGCTCAACTAACAACTCGTATTTTATTAGGGGGATTTTTGTAATATGAATACATTTTCCGCATAAAAATTAGTAGGATAAAGGCTTGATTCAAAAGCGATGCTCAATGTAAAATATCACTACATACAACTTGTTATTACTAAATGGGTTTTTAGTGCGGGGCTTGAGTGGCATTTTTGGCCAGCTGCCTAAGGCAGTCGCGAATGTGGTTGTATCGCGTACAAACCCCACATTTTGCCCACGCCATTAAGGAAAATATGACTATTATCGTTAATGATGTTACAGAGTCAGTCCGCCTGAAAGTCAGTATTTCCGCTAGCTTGTCACACATTGATTACGATTTTACAGTTTATAATCTCATGGGTAGCATTATGTAAAAAAATTGATCTCGTCTGTTGAAGAATTTTGGGACCAATCTGCGGACCAAAAACCTTATATGTCGTAACAATTTGGCTTAGATTCTTTAGATCGTTTAATATTTGCCAAGCCCGCAAATCCTTGATATACTGGCACTCATTGAAATCACGTAGACGTATTAAGACTCGTTTCGACGAATTCCCAAGCCGTGGGTCGCGAGTTCGAATCTCGTTGCCCGCTCCAAAAAAGCCTTCCGGCAAACCGCCGGAAGGCTTTTTCCTTCTGCCTGGCAAGCCGGGTTTTTCCTTGACAACCCCTGGCGACGGGAGTATACTTTAAAAGTGTTCTGAAAAATTAATACTTGTGTCCATATGAAAGCTACGGAACAGCCGGGCCGGGGAAGTCCCCAAGCCTGCGGAACCGTGGCCGGATGGAACTCTGGAGAGCCCCTGAATAAGGGCGCCGAAGGTGCAAGTCGGCATACGCGCAGCCGATGAATCTCTCAGGCAAAAGGACAGAGCAGTTGATTGATCCGGTCGCGTATTTTTGCGTGGCGGAAAACTCAAATGTCCATTCTTCGGAGTCAAATCGTATGATTTGACTTTTTTGTTTTGCTTTTTGGCCGCAGCCATGGGAGACCAACGGGGAGCGTAGGCCCAATCATACCGGTTGGGGGGATGGAAGCGGTCGGGAAGGCGGCGTCGCGGGCGATGCCGCGCCGGGCAGATAGCGGAAGCTAGATGGCGGCGAAACAAAACCAAAAGGGAGAGATTGAAAATGATGCGTAAAACAGTATTAAAAATCACGGTATTATCACTGGTCGTAATCCTGCTGGCAGGTCTTCTGTCCGGTTGCGGAAGCAATTCCTCTTCCGCCGAAATAAAAATCGGCCTGCTCAACGAACTGACCGGCGGCAACGCCACCTTCGGCGCCTCCACCACCAACGGCGCCAAAATGGCTATAAAAGAAGCCAACGCCAAGGGCGGCGTCCTCGGCAAACAGATCAAAGCCATCGTCGCCGACAACAAAAGCGAGCCTTCCGAGTCGGCCAACGGCATGACCAAGCTCCTCACCCAGGATAAAGTCGTCGCCGTCACCGGCGTCTTCGCCAGCTCCAACGCCATCGCCGCCTCCAACGTCGTCGAATCGGTCAAGGTGCCCTTCCTCGCCGTCGGCGCCACCAACCCCAAGGTGACCGTGGACGAAAAAAGCGGCAAAGTTAAAGACTACACCTTCCGGGTATGCTTCATCGACCCCTTCCAGGGAACGGTAGGCGCCAACTTCGCCCTCAATACCCTTAAACTCAAAAAAGCCGTCATCCTCGTCGACAACAGCAGCGACTACAGCAAAGGCCTGGCGTCCTTCTTCAAAGCCGCCTTCGCCAAAGGCGGCGGCGCCGTACTCGGCGAAGAAGCCTATCTGCAGAAAGACCAGGACTTCAAAGCCATCCTCACAAAAGCTAAAGCTCTCAACCCCGAATTGATCTACGTCCCCGGCTATTACGAAGAAGTCGGCAAAATCGTCAAACAGGCCCGCGAACTCGGCATCGCCGCCCCGATCGTCGGCGGCGACGGCTGGGATTCTCCCAAGCTCGTCGAAGTAGGCACCGCTGCCGCCCTTAACAACACCTACTTCACCAACCACTACTCCGTCGACGACACCAGCGCCGCCTCCAAGGCCTTCGTCGACGCCTACAAAAAAGAGTACGGGCAAGCCCCCGACGCCATGGCCGTCCTCGGCTACGACGCCGCCAACGTCCTCATCGACGCCATCAAGCGCGCGGGCAGCACCGAGCCGGCCAAAATCCGCGAGGCCCTCGCCGCCACCAAAGACTTCCCGGCCATCACCGGGGCCACCACCCTCAACGCCACCCACGACGCCGTCAAAAGCGCAGTCATCATCGAAATGAAAGACGGCAAACAGGTCTACAAAGCGACCGTCAAACCCTAACCGCAAAGAAATCGCCGCTGAAAGAGGCTCCGGACAATCCGGAGCCTTTTCTTCGTCAACAAGCCGTTCTAGCCGTAGTAAATGATATTCAGCAGCCGCGCTGCGTCATCGCCGGCGTTTTCGCTCCGGTGGGCCGTATCGGCCGCGAACCTGATCGAATCACCGGCGCACAAGCTTATCTTCTCCCGCTGCACAGACACCTCGACCGCGCCCTCCAGCACAAACAGATACTCCTCCACCCCCTTCATATGGCCGGCGTTGTCCAGCGCCGCCCCCGGCGCCAGGTCGATCGCCAGCACCTCCAGGCGGTGGGGCGCATAATACGGGAAAATGCTCGCGATGGCATGGCCCGCCTCCTCGTTAAATGGTACCCGGTCCGCCTTGCGCACCACCGTGAAACTGTCCTCCCGGCTGCCGATCAGCGTCGTCAGCGGCGTCTTGAGCGCCTGGGCGATCTTCCACAGCACCGTGATCGTCGGCGTCGCCCGGCCGCGCTCGATCTCCCCCAGCATGCTCCTGCTCACCGCCGACCTCTCCGCCAGCTCCTCCAGCGTCAGTTGGCGGCGCTTCCGCAGCTCCTTCAGATTCGCCGCGACATTCTTGCCGATTTCCTCCATAAAGTCCTCCGGTATATTGACTATATTTCCAATATAATATATACTAAACACGACCTGCCGACCAATATATTGGAATTTACGTTTATTATAGCATGTTTTTTGCCCGGCAGCCATAGAGGAGGAATAAGCCATGGAAATCATGAATTGCCTTGATGCCCAGGGCAACCAGCCCCTCGTCCCCGCCGCCGGCGGATAATACCGGCCATCGAAAGGAAGTGTCAGCATGAAAACCTTCCCCTTCAAAAAAATCGACGCCTTCACCGACGGCCGCGCCACAGGCAACCCCGCCGGCTGCATCTACCTCGGCGCCGACACCGTCATCACTGCCGGCGAAATGCAGCAGATCGCCCGCGAACTCAAAGGCTTCGTCAACGAAGTCGGCTACCTTCGCCCCGTCGAAGGCGGTTTCGCCCTGCAA
The nucleotide sequence above comes from Sporomusaceae bacterium. Encoded proteins:
- a CDS encoding XRE family transcriptional regulator, encoding MEEIGKNVAANLKELRKRRQLTLEELAERSAVSRSMLGEIERGRATPTITVLWKIAQALKTPLTTLIGSREDSFTVVRKADRVPFNEEAGHAIASIFPYYAPHRLEVLAIDLAPGAALDNAGHMKGVEEYLFVLEGAVEVSVQREKISLCAGDSIRFAADTAHRSENAGDDAARLLNIIYYG
- a CDS encoding reductive dehalogenase; this encodes MLTVLELIGWMMEIGAILMLIWLAITLFIEREMKRLPRALIPGILLIASFAAVLAGDFPHRTVMLSISELLVLGIGLLFFLPIGKLEKMVIPLEIPRFDERDIMFARAGYREGKANYRDYYDRHPEKRKPDDHIRTLPGLCSPGASTYEPISARIARSGFQFLEHIRPLAEGAFAPEKQATSPGQITTTLKGLAKYHGAKIVGVTETRPYHYYSYRGRSPDNYGDEIIHTHKFAIVFAVEMDYWMVKTAPLAPVVIESCKEYIEAAKIGMVLAYFIRQLGFDARNHMDGNYLVCAPLVAHDAGIGELSRMGTIITQDYGPRVRLGVVTTDLPLVADEPIVFGVQDSCQACKKCAQTCPSQAIPHGDKSLHDGVLKWKISQEKCYEFWCKVGTDCAICMNTCPYSKPNTLIHRLYRLSLQQSSLSRRIMVHFDDYLYGRRPSTSQKPDWM
- a CDS encoding ABC transporter substrate-binding protein: MRKTVLKITVLSLVVILLAGLLSGCGSNSSSAEIKIGLLNELTGGNATFGASTTNGAKMAIKEANAKGGVLGKQIKAIVADNKSEPSESANGMTKLLTQDKVVAVTGVFASSNAIAASNVVESVKVPFLAVGATNPKVTVDEKSGKVKDYTFRVCFIDPFQGTVGANFALNTLKLKKAVILVDNSSDYSKGLASFFKAAFAKGGGAVLGEEAYLQKDQDFKAILTKAKALNPELIYVPGYYEEVGKIVKQARELGIAAPIVGGDGWDSPKLVEVGTAAALNNTYFTNHYSVDDTSAASKAFVDAYKKEYGQAPDAMAVLGYDAANVLIDAIKRAGSTEPAKIREALAATKDFPAITGATTLNATHDAVKSAVIIEMKDGKQVYKATVKP
- a CDS encoding TrkA C-terminal domain-containing protein, giving the protein MRSETPIYRSIAVDIARRIINDNFAEGAKISGRTLLASQYNTSPETIRKGIALLKDEGVVDVSQGREVLVISKENAYKFIERYQNVESVYSLRQDLEIILQQKQELDARLEGILKDIITYSDRLRNLTPFNPVEVEVQSESHVIGKSIGQIKLWEHTGATIVAIRRGTELTVSPGPSAKIEPLDRIVVVGSPESLRYTTAYLQRPI
- a CDS encoding flavodoxin family protein codes for the protein MILGISMSGRPDGITSEAVKSLLKATGIDYDYVSLAGKRINGCIGCTLCAADNRCVIEDDWSAIGEKMLMADAIVFGAPNYFGTINALGHACLERMFCFRHRDAFRMAGKLGVIISVDYKGTDEVLSFMRNIITRQKMVVVDEVKVRGYSQCYTCGFGHDCASGNVVKDHGFLDAILPEHLPKRLTGQPTAEADLYKIGKMLGAILKSRPSILF
- a CDS encoding DsrE family protein, producing MYTLNSKLRGWWEDVTLIVWGASTKLLVEDEELQERIRQMIEAGVDVVACVACAKMFGAVEKLESLGIEVKSMGQPLTQLLKAGKKVLTI
- a CDS encoding GDSL-type esterase/lipase family protein; this encodes MVRRPEDSPYLTLHYRIRTLFFAIDPSPARPVVFLGDSITYGGDWEDLFPATLVENRGIGGDTTLGLLNRLDQVIALKPSQIFLMIGMNDLCYNRPIPEVIANYRRILGRFREELPDTKVYVQSVLPFNDRIFRREACEAITK
- a CDS encoding HPP family protein; this translates as MEVIQVNRRKNRVRRLHALRVGGSSFGCLAGIGLIALLSALSGLTFLIPSFGASSVILFAIPASAYAQPRSLIGGHLISSMIGLICYSSLGIEWWSLSLAVGVAVAAMQLSRTLHPPAAADPLFFMMQNAALSWQAVLVPVIAGSLILVSFAFIYNNWIAKRPYPQYWI